One Fuerstiella marisgermanici DNA window includes the following coding sequences:
- a CDS encoding F0F1 ATP synthase subunit gamma: MQTLESLKRSIASAEDLGSVVRTMKAMAAVSIRQYETATESLTEYARTIDTGLAMLMRHTCDDFTESAANGRTGAVVFGSDQGMCGQFNEQVAQFAMDSLLAGAEEVSQQAPVICVGQRVADKLSDANFGIHHTFSLPGSVDGITPLVQELLAAIDGWRARYSLQRISVFHNRRLTSSSWQPHVMQLLPLNFERLKTQHDAADSHSVPPENDSTSAPHNANRSLPLWTMDSDVLFSRLVKQFLFVSLFQACAESLAGENASRIAAMQAAERNINDRLQELRSDFSRQRQTTITEELLDVVTGYEALTQG, translated from the coding sequence ATGCAAACGCTTGAATCCCTTAAACGCAGCATCGCCAGTGCCGAAGATCTGGGCAGCGTGGTTCGCACGATGAAGGCCATGGCGGCTGTCAGTATTCGGCAATACGAAACCGCCACGGAATCGCTCACTGAGTACGCTCGGACGATCGATACGGGACTCGCGATGCTGATGCGGCACACATGCGATGACTTTACGGAGTCCGCCGCCAACGGTCGCACGGGAGCCGTCGTGTTTGGATCTGACCAGGGGATGTGTGGCCAATTCAACGAACAGGTGGCTCAATTTGCGATGGATTCGCTGTTGGCTGGCGCCGAAGAAGTTTCGCAGCAGGCACCTGTGATCTGCGTCGGTCAGCGAGTGGCCGACAAGCTAAGCGACGCCAACTTCGGTATCCACCACACCTTTTCTTTGCCCGGTTCAGTCGACGGTATCACGCCACTTGTCCAGGAACTGCTGGCTGCGATTGATGGATGGCGAGCCAGGTACAGCCTGCAGCGGATTTCTGTGTTTCACAACCGGCGACTCACATCATCGTCGTGGCAACCACACGTGATGCAGCTGTTGCCACTGAACTTCGAACGCCTGAAGACGCAGCACGATGCGGCTGACTCACATTCGGTCCCTCCAGAAAACGATTCAACCAGCGCGCCTCACAACGCAAATCGCTCCTTGCCATTGTGGACGATGGACTCAGACGTGTTGTTCTCGCGGCTGGTTAAGCAGTTTCTGTTTGTGTCACTGTTCCAGGCCTGCGCGGAATCTCTGGCCGGAGAAAACGCCAGTCGTATTGCCGCCATGCAGGCTGCGGAACGCAATATCAACGACCGCCTGCAGGAACTGCGCTCCGACTTTTCTCGCCAGCGCCAGACAACCATCACGGAAGAACTGCTGGACGTCGTCACCGGGTACGAAGCGTTGACGCAGGGGTAA
- a CDS encoding cyclic nucleotide-binding/CBS domain-containing protein codes for MSNQRSAAEAPFVSHCYVQTGVSEMGLKEQLQTTTVNKLNLRPATTIHKSATVREAVVKMRAAKLGCVIVVDDDDKAAGMFTEGMLRSAINESISVLDDSVEHQMVERLPWVLPTDGVGMVLEAMEEHNIRFIAVLDEDRHVVGITGQKSMMEFVAEMFPHEVMTQDATGVDLSTRKEGA; via the coding sequence ATGAGTAACCAACGATCGGCGGCAGAAGCGCCGTTTGTTTCACACTGTTACGTTCAAACAGGGGTGTCCGAAATGGGACTCAAGGAACAACTTCAAACGACAACGGTCAACAAGCTGAATCTCCGCCCGGCCACGACGATTCATAAGTCGGCCACGGTGCGCGAAGCGGTTGTCAAGATGCGTGCGGCAAAACTGGGATGCGTGATTGTCGTGGATGATGACGATAAGGCCGCCGGGATGTTTACCGAGGGTATGCTGCGAAGCGCCATCAACGAATCGATTTCGGTTCTGGACGATAGCGTAGAACACCAAATGGTTGAGCGGCTTCCGTGGGTGTTGCCGACCGATGGAGTCGGCATGGTGCTGGAAGCGATGGAAGAGCACAACATTCGATTCATCGCGGTTCTGGACGAAGACCGTCATGTCGTCGGCATTACTGGCCAGAAATCGATGATGGAATTTGTCGCCGAGATGTTTCCTCACGAAGTGATGACTCAGGACGCCACTGGCGTAGACCTTTCAACCCGGAAAGAAGGAGCCTGA
- a CDS encoding F0F1 ATP synthase subunit epsilon: protein MMDLQILLPTNVLVDVPVTKVVAEAENGSFCLLPRHVNFVTSLAPGILTYTTSDGRDHYAGVADGVLVKTGSDVLVSVEFGVEGHDLGSLREQVHQHFETVDEREKQAVSAVARLEADFVRRFLALEERPYVG from the coding sequence ATGATGGATCTGCAAATCCTGCTGCCGACAAATGTTTTGGTCGACGTGCCAGTCACGAAGGTTGTCGCCGAAGCGGAGAACGGTTCGTTTTGCTTGCTGCCTCGACACGTCAATTTCGTCACTTCGCTTGCCCCCGGCATTCTGACCTACACAACGTCCGATGGACGCGATCACTACGCAGGAGTTGCCGATGGCGTGCTTGTGAAGACAGGATCTGACGTGTTGGTGTCGGTGGAATTCGGCGTGGAAGGCCACGATCTGGGCAGTCTTCGGGAGCAGGTTCATCAACATTTTGAAACGGTTGATGAGCGAGAAAAGCAGGCTGTCTCTGCGGTGGCTCGACTGGAAGCCGATTTCGTGCGTCGGTTTCTGGCGTTGGAGGAGCGGCCGTATGTCGGATGA
- the atpD gene encoding F0F1 ATP synthase subunit beta, giving the protein MSTLDPQVTNSQHHGTIVSVRGSVVDAVFADRLPDMNSELRTGPDQTIVVEVLSHLDEDTIRGIALTPTRGLSRGDSIVDTQHPLQVPVGDKLLGRMFNVFGQAIDREPALENAQLRSIHQPSPDLAERGADATVFETGIKAIDLLTPLERGGKAGLFGGAGVGKTVLITELINNVVGQHHGVSLFCGIGERCREAEELFREMKAAGVLDKTIMLFGQMNEPPGARYRVGHAALTMAEYFRDDRRQDVLLLIDNIFRFVQAGMEVSGLMGELPSRVGYQPTLASDLAGLEERICSTANGAITSVQAVYVPADDFTDPAAVHTFAHLSSSVVLSRKRAAQGLYPAIDPLESGSKMLMPPVVGDRHYRISQDVRRTLAQYEELKDIIAMLGLEELSRQDRQTVNQARRLERFLTQPFFTTEQFTGHSGRMVPLSETLNGCERILNDEFADLPERALYMIGKVDEVAAEAVA; this is encoded by the coding sequence ATGAGCACTCTCGATCCTCAAGTCACCAACTCGCAACATCACGGAACCATTGTTTCCGTGCGTGGCAGCGTTGTGGACGCGGTGTTTGCGGATCGGCTGCCAGACATGAATTCTGAGCTTCGCACCGGTCCGGATCAAACCATCGTTGTTGAGGTGCTGTCTCATCTTGACGAAGACACGATTCGAGGAATCGCTCTGACGCCGACGCGAGGACTCAGTCGAGGCGATTCAATCGTCGACACTCAGCATCCGCTGCAGGTGCCTGTGGGTGACAAATTGCTGGGACGGATGTTTAACGTCTTTGGGCAGGCGATCGATCGCGAACCGGCTCTGGAAAACGCACAGCTGCGTTCCATCCATCAACCGTCGCCCGATCTGGCTGAACGCGGCGCTGATGCGACGGTGTTCGAGACGGGGATTAAGGCGATCGATCTGCTGACGCCGCTGGAACGTGGCGGCAAAGCGGGATTGTTTGGTGGAGCAGGCGTCGGCAAGACGGTGCTGATCACCGAACTGATCAACAATGTGGTCGGGCAGCATCACGGAGTCAGTTTGTTTTGCGGGATCGGCGAACGCTGTCGCGAAGCGGAAGAACTGTTTCGCGAAATGAAAGCCGCTGGCGTGCTGGATAAGACCATCATGCTGTTCGGTCAGATGAACGAACCCCCGGGAGCTCGCTATCGCGTGGGCCACGCGGCGTTGACGATGGCCGAATACTTTCGCGACGATCGGCGGCAGGACGTGTTGCTGCTGATCGACAACATCTTTCGATTTGTGCAGGCGGGCATGGAAGTGTCGGGACTGATGGGCGAACTGCCATCACGAGTTGGCTATCAACCGACTTTGGCATCAGACCTGGCGGGCCTGGAAGAACGCATCTGCTCAACAGCCAACGGAGCGATCACGTCGGTGCAGGCGGTGTATGTTCCGGCCGACGACTTTACTGATCCGGCCGCCGTTCATACGTTCGCTCACCTGTCGTCCAGCGTGGTGCTGTCGCGTAAGCGAGCAGCTCAGGGTTTGTATCCGGCGATCGATCCGCTGGAATCAGGTTCCAAAATGCTGATGCCGCCTGTCGTGGGTGATCGGCACTATCGTATCAGTCAGGACGTTCGCCGAACGCTGGCTCAGTACGAAGAACTGAAGGACATCATCGCGATGCTGGGGCTGGAAGAGCTGTCTCGCCAGGATCGCCAGACCGTCAATCAGGCTCGCCGCCTGGAACGCTTCCTGACGCAACCGTTCTTTACCACCGAGCAATTTACCGGGCACAGCGGTCGCATGGTGCCGTTGTCGGAAACTTTAAACGGCTGCGAACGGATTCTGAACGATGAATTTGCCGACCTGCCGGAACGCGCTTTGTACATGATCGGTAAGGTCGACGAAGTCGCGGCGGAGGCGGTGGCATGA
- a CDS encoding F0F1 ATP synthase subunit C — MDSNTLISVASIVTAGLTISIGSIAPALGEGRALAQALSAIAQQPDEANTITRTLFVGLAMVESTAIYCFVVSMILLFANPFLSS; from the coding sequence ATGGACTCCAATACGCTGATTTCCGTGGCTTCGATTGTCACAGCGGGGCTCACAATTTCGATTGGCTCAATCGCACCGGCGCTGGGTGAAGGCCGAGCGTTAGCGCAGGCATTGTCGGCCATCGCGCAGCAACCGGACGAAGCCAACACGATCACGAGAACCCTGTTTGTCGGTCTGGCGATGGTGGAATCGACGGCCATCTACTGTTTCGTCGTGTCGATGATTTTACTATTCGCCAATCCGTTTCTGAGCTCGTAG
- a CDS encoding ATP synthase subunit I, with translation MDYPLIQYGIMIVVGMVLGVIFFGGLWATVRKLPTSKRPGLLAISSMILRTAIVCWGVWYFSNGDAGAMVACLLGFVGVRLLATHGRSVLRGAGSE, from the coding sequence ATGGATTATCCGCTAATTCAATACGGAATCATGATTGTCGTGGGCATGGTCTTAGGCGTCATCTTTTTCGGTGGTCTGTGGGCGACTGTCCGCAAGCTACCGACGTCGAAACGGCCTGGTCTGCTGGCGATTTCAAGCATGATTCTACGAACGGCGATCGTGTGTTGGGGCGTCTGGTACTTCAGCAACGGCGATGCCGGGGCGATGGTTGCTTGCTTATTGGGATTCGTCGGCGTGCGTTTGCTGGCGACGCATGGCAGGAGCGTTCTTCGAGGAGCGGGAAGTGAGTAG
- a CDS encoding cyclic nucleotide-binding/CBS domain-containing protein: MADSNQTDSGSFEDPLENYDGPNFDDPVEQALHEKTVESIQAQPMTCIEASTSVRETMKLMVGRQIACVLVQEDGKLVGIFGDRDVLDKVCLEYDDVIDGPIRAVMTANPVFVHQHDSTAKVLSIMAVSGLRHVPVIDADQRPIGIVSPQRMTQFLSHYLA, translated from the coding sequence ATGGCCGACTCCAATCAAACCGACTCTGGTAGTTTTGAAGATCCGTTGGAAAACTACGATGGCCCGAATTTCGATGACCCTGTTGAGCAGGCGTTGCACGAAAAGACCGTCGAAAGCATTCAGGCACAGCCGATGACGTGCATCGAGGCCAGCACGTCGGTTCGCGAAACCATGAAGTTGATGGTGGGCCGCCAAATCGCATGCGTGCTGGTGCAGGAAGATGGCAAACTTGTCGGCATCTTCGGCGATCGCGATGTGCTGGACAAAGTGTGCCTGGAATACGACGACGTGATTGACGGGCCGATACGAGCTGTCATGACCGCGAATCCTGTGTTCGTGCACCAACACGATTCGACAGCGAAGGTGCTTTCTATCATGGCGGTCAGTGGTCTTCGCCACGTGCCGGTCATCGATGCGGACCAGCGGCCGATTGGGATCGTAAGTCCTCAGCGGATGACACAGTTTTTGTCGCACTATCTTGCATAG
- a CDS encoding alternate F1F0 ATPase, F1 subunit alpha, whose protein sequence is MPDSITQQILQPTRDAFDRVLNQQRSQLRPMEVGTVTSVARGVARVSGLPHVQSEELLKLPGGRSGMVFNLDRDEVGIVQLETDGQLAAGDEVRRTGRLLDVPVGEGLLGRVIDPLGRPLDRRGPVEAHERRVCEQDAAAILDRLPVTVPLQTGIKVVDALVPIGRGQRELIVGDRQTGKTAIAVDTILNQRDTGVICIYCAIGRRNTAVASVVSDLKKRDSLDHTVVVVAEGDSSPGMQYVAPFAATSIGEYFMSQGKDVLIVYDDLTSHARAYRELSLLLRRPPGREAFPGDIFYLHSRLLERSTHLNERLGGGSLTALPIAETNAQNLSAYIPTNLISITDGQIYLSPDLFQKGLLPAVDVGRSVSRVGGKTQLPAYRAVAGDLRLSYSQFEELEAFSRFSSRLDDATRATLERGRRVREILKQPQYETLSVAAQIVPLLAVTEGLLDDVPLADTRKMEERLQSQITSAMPEVCERVARGEKLDKGVKTSLLEAIGKVIGS, encoded by the coding sequence ATGCCTGATTCGATTACTCAACAAATTCTGCAACCCACACGTGACGCCTTCGATCGCGTGCTGAATCAGCAGCGAAGCCAGCTGCGGCCGATGGAAGTCGGCACCGTCACCAGCGTGGCTCGTGGGGTCGCTCGAGTCAGCGGGTTGCCTCATGTGCAGTCAGAGGAACTGCTGAAGTTGCCAGGCGGGCGATCTGGCATGGTGTTCAATCTGGACCGCGACGAAGTTGGGATCGTCCAGCTCGAAACCGACGGGCAGCTTGCTGCCGGCGATGAAGTTCGCCGCACCGGGCGACTGCTGGATGTTCCTGTCGGCGAAGGACTGCTCGGGCGAGTCATCGATCCGTTGGGAAGGCCGCTCGATCGGCGCGGCCCGGTGGAGGCTCATGAACGGCGCGTCTGCGAACAGGATGCGGCTGCGATTCTTGACCGTTTGCCGGTGACCGTGCCGTTGCAAACCGGGATCAAAGTTGTCGATGCATTGGTGCCCATTGGTCGAGGGCAGCGAGAACTGATTGTCGGCGATCGGCAGACCGGCAAGACAGCGATCGCCGTCGATACGATTTTGAATCAGCGTGACACTGGTGTCATCTGCATCTACTGCGCGATCGGTCGCCGCAACACGGCTGTCGCCTCGGTCGTATCCGATTTGAAGAAGCGTGATTCGCTGGATCATACCGTGGTTGTTGTGGCAGAAGGCGATTCGTCTCCGGGGATGCAGTATGTGGCTCCGTTTGCGGCCACGTCGATCGGTGAGTACTTCATGTCTCAGGGCAAAGACGTGCTGATCGTGTACGACGACCTGACATCTCACGCGCGTGCTTACCGAGAACTGTCGCTGCTGTTACGCCGTCCGCCGGGGCGAGAAGCCTTTCCTGGCGACATCTTCTATTTGCACTCAAGACTTTTAGAACGATCAACTCACTTGAATGAACGTCTCGGTGGCGGATCGCTGACGGCTCTGCCCATTGCCGAAACGAACGCTCAAAACCTTTCGGCCTACATTCCTACCAATCTGATTTCGATCACGGACGGACAGATCTATCTGTCGCCAGATCTGTTTCAGAAAGGCCTGCTGCCAGCTGTGGACGTCGGCCGTTCGGTTTCGCGCGTCGGCGGGAAGACTCAACTTCCGGCGTACCGAGCTGTCGCGGGTGACCTGCGTCTGTCGTATTCACAGTTTGAAGAACTGGAGGCGTTTTCGCGGTTTAGCAGTCGTCTGGACGACGCCACTCGAGCAACTCTGGAACGCGGTCGCCGAGTTCGTGAGATTCTGAAGCAGCCTCAGTACGAGACGCTGTCAGTCGCGGCTCAGATCGTGCCTTTGCTGGCAGTCACCGAAGGGTTGCTGGACGATGTGCCATTGGCGGACACGCGAAAGATGGAAGAGCGCCTTCAATCACAGATCACGTCGGCAATGCCGGAAGTTTGTGAACGCGTGGCGCGTGGCGAAAAACTGGACAAGGGTGTTAAGACCTCATTGCTTGAAGCGATTGGAAAGGTGATTGGTTCGTAG
- a CDS encoding AtpZ/AtpI family protein has product MSDDVEKEIAKKEARRIKAKNEQGHKVWFGLGMFGLVGWSVAIPTLMGAAVGVWIDARFESRRSWTLMLLLLGLFIGCWNAWRWLRDEGGVR; this is encoded by the coding sequence ATGTCGGATGACGTTGAAAAGGAAATTGCAAAGAAGGAAGCTCGCCGCATTAAGGCGAAAAACGAACAGGGCCATAAAGTTTGGTTCGGTCTCGGAATGTTCGGGCTGGTGGGCTGGTCGGTGGCGATTCCGACATTGATGGGGGCCGCCGTTGGTGTGTGGATTGACGCGAGATTCGAAAGTCGTCGATCGTGGACGTTGATGCTTTTGTTGCTGGGGCTGTTTATCGGGTGTTGGAATGCGTGGCGCTGGCTGAGAGACGAAGGCGGGGTGCGGTAA
- a CDS encoding F0F1 ATP synthase subunit A: MQISPDAVLWQWGPVGLNRTILFTWLVMVLLVGISWLVTRRLSTGTKLSKGQHVLEILVSALRDQIRDVGGREPERYMPFVGSLFLFLAFANLLSIFPGYTPPTGSLSTTAALATCVFVAVPMFGIARKGVWNYLQQYLQPSILMLPFNVIGELSRTLALAVRLYGNMMSGTVIAAILLGFVPLFIPVLMQLFGLLTGMIQAYIFSVLAMVYIASATQVER; this comes from the coding sequence ATTCAGATTTCTCCGGATGCCGTGTTGTGGCAATGGGGGCCAGTGGGGCTGAACCGCACGATCCTGTTTACCTGGCTGGTCATGGTGCTGCTGGTCGGAATTTCATGGCTGGTCACGCGCCGACTTTCGACGGGAACCAAACTGTCGAAGGGACAACACGTGCTGGAAATTCTGGTGTCTGCATTGCGCGATCAGATTCGGGATGTGGGCGGCCGTGAACCGGAACGTTATATGCCGTTTGTCGGATCGCTGTTTCTGTTTCTGGCATTCGCGAACTTGCTGTCCATCTTTCCTGGCTACACACCTCCCACAGGTTCACTGTCGACGACGGCCGCTCTGGCAACCTGCGTGTTCGTGGCTGTGCCGATGTTCGGGATCGCTCGCAAAGGCGTTTGGAACTACCTGCAACAGTACCTGCAGCCATCGATATTGATGCTGCCCTTTAACGTCATCGGTGAGCTGTCTCGGACACTCGCCCTGGCCGTGCGTTTGTACGGAAATATGATGAGCGGCACGGTGATTGCTGCCATTCTGCTCGGCTTCGTGCCGTTGTTTATTCCCGTGTTGATGCAGCTGTTTGGACTGCTGACCGGCATGATTCAGGCCTACATTTTTTCTGTGCTGGCCATGGTGTACATCGCCTCGGCAACTCAGGTTGAAAGATAA